The Anas acuta chromosome 2, bAnaAcu1.1, whole genome shotgun sequence genome contains a region encoding:
- the TAC1 gene encoding protachykinin-1, producing the protein MRLPLAFAVLLLASARALADEMGAPDDLSYWADWADGEQAKEELPLPLEHFLQRMARRPRPQQFFGLMGKRDAGYGQISHKRHKTDSFVGLMGKRSLNSGSSERSIAQNYERRRK; encoded by the exons ATGAGACTCCCGCTGGCTTTCGCCGTGCTCCTCCTGGCCTCGGCGCGGGCGCTGGCCGACGAAATGGGAGCCCCAGACGATCTCAGCTACTGGGCAGACTGGGCCGATGGCGAGCAGGCAAAG GAGGAGCTGCCGCTGCCCCTGGAGCACTTCTTGCAGAGGATGGCACGGAGACCCCGGCCCCAGCAGTTCTTCGGCCTCATGGGCAAGCGGGATGCCG GATACGGCCAGATCTCTCACAAAA ggCATAAAACAGACTCCTTTGTTGGACTCATGGGCAAAAGATCTTTAAATTCTG gATCCTCTGAAAGGAGCATAGCACAGAATTACGAGCGGAGGCGTAAATGA